From the Gouania willdenowi chromosome 24 unlocalized genomic scaffold, fGouWil2.1 scaffold_320_arrow_ctg1, whole genome shotgun sequence genome, the window ACAGAAAATGAACTCAGTAAGTTTGCCGGCCTCGGTATATTTCCATATTCATACGTATTTGGCGGCGCCTGTCGGCTGCAGAGGCTAATGTTAGCAACAGATCAGTTCTAAtcatttctcagtgaacctgcagtgTAATTACTCTGAAATAGTATTCCACCGCCAGGCAAacttagatttaggtaaattAAACTTCTATAGTCCGGTAGATGAGGCAGCCCTGGACTTACTACGTAGCTTCAGATTGCTACGCCGGCTACACCCAGCGACCTGTGAGGCAGCGGAGTCTCGTACCAGCGGTGTGAGACGTAAacggtgtgatcagaagcaggagcggGTATGCCGAGCgaggctagcaaccaagctaagtctAAGTATTTAGTTTTCCTCGTCTTGAGCCTCCAAACAGACTGGATGATAAGAGGGTTCACCCTCAGCACCTCCATGTTTGTTCTATAGCAGAATAAACAGAGTAAACTACAAACTATTTGGTCCTTTCTGTTTGGtttaagactgaatgaaaacagaacagaatgaaacaggagggggcggggccactaGCATTGTTGTTTACAAAGGTTCTAACTGGATTAGAAATGTTACCTGTTAAGGAATGTACAACTACGGAGCCTATAGGTGACATAGATgagaaaaaaggggggggggggggtgtaatTATCTTGGGATCCCGACTTACTATGTTGAGATCCTGAGATAGTAACTCGGGGTCCCAGATAAATAAGTTGATCACcccccattttttttccttctcatccatgtcacctccagggctccGTATACAACTATATACCTCTGTGtgataaaccattttattcattgctttggttgtgtgtggttttacaTTTCAGGTGTTTTCTTCTTAACAGAGACATAGTAAATAAACTTGATTTATAAATtactttatcaccactgaaacagtctcaaagcgctttacatatcagctcattcaccagtgggacaggactgacaaggcactagtcgaccactgggagcaacttagggttcagtgtcttgcccaaggacacttcgacacatagtcaggtactgggatcgaacccccaacctctcgatcagaagacgaccctctaccacctgagccactagtctattttattttaattgtttgttgtatttgtttaaaatatttaaaacttcTGGACATTACGATtacaatgataaaaaatactaataagaaatacaagttgattgTATTTGAAAGGTTGAACTTGCATTTTTATGATTAGTGGTAAATTTGGTCTAAAAATAATTGACACAGCAAAATCTGTTATTGGCCCAGGCCTAATGCTAACAGTAACATGCTATGCCAATGCTAACAGTAATATGCTCTACTAAtgctaacagtaatatgttatgCAAATGCTAAATGTAATATGTTATGGTAATGCTAACGGTAATATACTGTGCTAATGCTGACAGTAATATCCTATGCTAATACTAACAGTAATATCCTATGCTAATGCACACAGTAAtatgttatgctaatgctaacagtaatATACTATGCTAATGCTGACAGTTATATCTAATGCTAATAGTAAtatgttatgctaatgctaacagtaaCATATTATGCCAACAGTAATATGCTATGCTAATACTAACAGTTATACATAATGTAAACAGTaacatgctatgctaatgctaactgtaatatatgatgctaatgctaacagtaatatgttatgCTAATGATAACAGTATGTATAATACTAACTGCTCCTGCTGTGGCTCTGCTCTGATAGGCTGACTCCTCCTCCTGGTTCTGATCCACTAAGGGGTCTGGATAATTCCACCTTCCTGAAATCAGACAGCTGTTACTGGACAGTCAGGGGTCATGTGacaaggtcaaaggtcatgtgCCCACCCTCCGTAGGTCTTCTGAGGTTTAGGCAGTGGGTCATCAAAGAACGGGTCTCCTTCATCTTCATCAACCAGATCCAGACTCTCCCTGAAGGACGGAGCACGGACAGaggacagctcagcagcagcacccTGTGGACACGTAGAGACGTGGTAGCATAGGCAGCACTGAGCGTTAGCATCAGCAACATTGTGTGTTAGCGTCAGCAGCAGCACTGAGCTTTAGCGTTAGCTTGGTCAGGGTTTCTTTACTTGAGAGAAGCTCGACTCATTCTTCTCATGTGAGGTCATCCTGTGTTCATCACGTACCTTATTGGCTGATCCTTTCCTGATTGGTTCCTTTGGTTGATGGTCATCATCGTCAgtaacctacacacacacacacacaaggtgtcacatgaccacacaCAGCAGCTGTGCGTGAGACTCACCACAGCTCTGCACTGAGCAAACAGATGTTTGTATATCTGCAGGAATAGCTGGAAGTCCACcactgtgaacacacacacacacacacacacacacaccattaacaACAGTTAACTacctctatgtgtgtgtgtgtgtgtgtgtgtgtgtgtgtgtacctttgGTGCTGCTCCTGTCTGTAGTTTTCAACTCATCGTTGATGAAAGTTTCCAACATGTTTCTGTATTGCACAGAGACATGttaaagaagtgtgtgtgtgtgtgtaatgagcGCCCCCTGCTGTCCTACCTGCTAACAGTTGGCAGCAGGTCAGCGAAGACGTTCTGCAGATGTTCCTTCAGCACTGAGCCGCTCtgattctacacacacacatacacacacgatgGAGTggtgcctctgtgtgtgtgtgtgtgtgtgttttctcacctTGTCATAACGCTCAAACACTCTGCGAGCTTTAACAACCCGATTCTCAGAAAGTTCCTGAGAGAACACAGACAGTTAGACACGCAcatgcgcacacgcacacgcacacacacctccaTGAACAGCGTGGGGGAGCTCTCTCTCTGGCGCCCCCTCCTGACCACCTCCAGCAGCAGAGGAACGTTCTTGTTGGTCTCTGACAGACGGAGGTCTCTACAGACCACATCCCTGCTGTCtgtcacacactgacacacacacacacacagtcaaaaGCACTATTCTCTATTCTCACATGGTGTGGCGTGTTCACTGACCCTGTAAATCTCAGCGCTCTAACACTCACCCTGTTGATCTCTGGCTGGAACACAGACAGACTGAAGTCTAGATTAAAGACCTGCAGGAAGTCCTGGATCAGCCCCACAGCcagaccacctacacacacacacacacacacagtatatatatatacacacagccagaccacctacacacacacacacacacagtatatatatatacacacagccagaccacctacacacacacacacacacacagtatatatatatacacacagccagaccacctacacacacacacacacacacatatatatacacacagccagaccacctacacacacacacacagtatatatatatacacacagccagaccacctacacacacacacatatatatacacacagccagaccacctacacacacacacacagtatatatatatacacacagccagaccacctacacacacacacacatatatatatacacacagccagaccacctacacacacacacatatatatacacacagccagaccacctacacacacacacacagtatatatatatacacacagccagaccacctacacacacacacacacatatatatatacacacagccagaccacctacacacacacacacatatatatatatatacacacagccagaccacctacacacacacacacacacacacacacacacagtatatatatatatacacacagccagaccacctacacacacacacacacacacacacacacacagtatatatatatacacacagccagaccacctacacacacacacacacacacagtatataaatatacacacagccagaccacctacacacacacacagtatatatatatacacacagccagaccacctacacacacacacacacacacatatatatatacacagccagaccacctacacacacacacccacacacacacacacacatatatatacacacagccagaccacctacacacacacacacacacacacagtatatatatatacacacagccagaccacctacacacacacacacacacacatatatatatacacacagccagaccacccacacacacacacacagtatatatatatacacacagccagaccacctacacacacacacacatatatatatatatatatacacacagccagaccacctacacacacacacatatatatacacacagccagaccacctacacacacacacacagtatatatatatacacacagccagaccacctacacaacacacacacacacccatatatatatacacacagccagaccacctacacaacacacacacacacacacacacgtatatatatatacacacagccagaccacctacacacacacacacatatatatatatatatacacacagccagaccacctacacacacacacatatatatacacacagccagaccacccacacacacacacacatatatatatatatatatatatatatatatatatatacacgcagccagaccacctacacacacacacacacacacatatatatatatatacacacagccagaccacctacacacacacacacacacacatatatatatatatatacacagccagaccacctacacacacacacatatatatatatatacacagccagaccacctacacacacacacatatatatatatatacacagccagaccacctacacacacacacacacacacacacacatatatatatatatacacacagccagaccacctacacacacacacacacacacatatatatatatatatacacacagccagaccacctacacacacacacatatatatatatatacacacagccagaccacctacacacacacacacacacacacacacagtatatatatatatacacacagccagaccacctacacacacatatatatatatatacccacagccagaccacctacacacacacacacacacacatatatatacacacagccagaccacctacacacacacacacacacacacacacacacatatatatatacacacagccagaccacctacacacacacacacacacacacagtatatatatatacacacagccagaccacctacacacacacacacacacacacacacacacacacatatatatacacacagccagaccacctacacacacacacacacacacagtatatatatatacacacagccagaccacctacacacacacacacatatatatatatatatatatacacacagccagaccacctacacacacacacatatatatacacacagccagaccacctacacacacacacacagtatatatatatacacacagccagaccacctacacacacacacacacacagtatatatatatatacacacagccagaccacctacacacacacacacacacacacacagtatatatatatacacacagccagaccacctacacacacacacattatataataTACCCACCAGCCAGACCACCTAcacacccccccacacacacagtatatatatatacacgcagccagaccacctacacacacacacacacacaacacatatataatatacaacacagccagacccctacacacacacacacatatatatatatatacacagcccgaccacctacacacacacacatatatatatatacacagccagaccacctacacacacacacatatatatatatatatatatatatatatatacacagccagaccacctacacacacacacatatatatatatacacagccGACCCACctaccaccacacacacacatatatatatatatatatatacacagccagaccacctacacacacacataaatattattatatacacagccagaccacctacacacacaccacacatatatatataacacagccagaccacctacacacacacacatatatatatatatatacacagccagaccacctacacacacacacacatatatacacacagccagaccacctacacacacacacatatatatatatacacagccagaccacctacacacacacacacacatatatatatatatatatatatatacacagccagaccacctacacacacacacatatatatatatatacacagccagaccacctacacacacacacatatatatatatatatacacagccagaccacctacacacacacacacatatatatatatatatatatatatacacagccagacccacacccacacacacacacacattatattatatatacacacagccagaccacctacacacacacacacacacacatatatatatatatacacagccagaccacctacacacacatatatatatatatacccacagccagaccacctacacacacacacacacacacagtatatatatatatacacacagccagaccacctacacacacacacacacacacatatatacacacagccagaccacctacacacacacacacagtatatatatatacacacagccaGACCCcctacacacaacacacacacacacaccacacatatatatatacacacagccagaccacccacacacacacacagtatatatatatacacacagccagaccacctacacacacacacacacatatatatatatatacacacagccagaccacctacacacacacacacacacacatatatatacacacagccagaccacctacacacacacacacacacagtatatatatatacacacagccagaccacctacaccacacacacacatatatatatacacacagccagaccacctacacacacacacacatatatatatatatatatatatatatatatatatacacagccagaccacctacacacacacacacacagtatatatatatacacacagccagaccacctacacacacacacacatatatatatacacacagccagaccacctacacacacacacacacatatatatatatatatatatatatatatatatatatatacacagccagaccacctacacacacacacacacacacacacacatatatatatatacacacagccagaccacctacacacacacacacacacacatatatatatatatatatacacagccagaccacctacacgcacacacacacacatatatatatgtgtgtatatatatatatacacacagccagaccacctacacacacatatatatatatatacccacagccagaccacctacacacacacacacacacacagtatatatatatatacacacagccagaccacctacacacacacacacacacacatatatacacacagccagaccacctacacacacacacacagtatatatatatacacacagccagaccacctacacacacacacacacacacacacatatatatatacacacagccagaccacctacacacacacacacagtatatatatatacacacagccagaccacctacacacacacacacacacacatatatatacacacagccagaccacctacacacacacacacacacacacacacacacacacatatatatatacagtatatacagccagaaccacctacacacacacacatatatacacacacaccagaccacctacacacacacacacacgcacacatatatatatatatatatatacacacacaccagaccacccacacacacatgtatatacacacaccagaccacctacacacacacatatatatatatatatatacagtatatacagccAGAACCacctacatacacacacacacatacacacacacacaccagaccatctacacacacacacacacacacacacatatatatatacacacaccagaccacctacacacacacacacacaccagaccacctacacacacacatatatatatatatacacacaccagaccacctacacacacacacacacacacacacacacacacaagaccacctacacacacacacacacacatatatatatatatacagtatatacagccagaaccacctacacacacacatacacacaccagaCCAcctacacccacacacacacacacatatatatatacacacacaccagaccacctacacacacacacacacaccagaccacctacacacacacacacacacatatatatatacacacacaccagaccacctacacacaaacacacacacacacacaagaccacctacacacacacacacacacatatatatatatatatacagtatatacagccagaaccacctacacacacacacacacacacacacacacacacacatatatatacacacacaccagaccacctacacacacacacacacacacacatacatacacacagccagaccacctacacacacacacacagccagaccacctacacacacacacacacacacaccagaccacctacacacacacacacacatatatatatatatatatacagtatatacagccagaaccacctacacacacacacacacacacacacacacacatatatatacacacacaccagaccacctacacacacacacacacacacacacatacacacagccagaccacctacacacacacacacacacacacagccagaccacctacacacacacacacacacacacacaccagaccacctacacgcgcacgcacacacgcacacacacacacacaccagccttGGTTAGAGGGGGCGGGCTTACCGTCTGTGCTACGCAGACAGTTCTCTAGCTGCTGATTGGTCAGGGGGCTTCTGTCCTgtgaatgatgatgatgatgatgccatcaaacaggaagtgacctgTATACACAGTGGAGCTCACCTGGAGCCGGTCCTGATCCTCCATGGCCAGGAATACTGCTGCCCTCACCTCTGCCTGAACACAAACACTAAGTCAGCTACTTCCTGTCTGAGAGCGGCCGATAGCGTTCAATCCACCATAGAAAATTATATTTACACACAGAGACAGCATAGAAAACTGTAGAATAGAATGGAACCCAAAGTAAAAGGTTTAAACTTCAAGAGTAACTCACCAAGTGTGTAAGATTTGTGTTAACCATCATttagtactgtgtgtgtgtgtgtgtgtgtgtgtgtgtgtgtgttcactgagACATCATCCAGACTGAGTGTTGAAGAAAACTTGGTCTACGTGCTGGATAAATTAATAGATATCTAGCTAGCTAACCAGCTAGCATGCTAAGTGGCTAACTCAGACCTTGATCTTGTTGAGCACTCCGCTGTTCTCCAGGTTGAGGATGAGCAAGTCTCTGAGCTCCGTGTCATCCTCTGCGGCGGACATGATGCTaacggctaatgctaacaacaaCGCAGCTTCTTCTGTGCTCACATTAACACAGTTTATCGTAGTATAGCGCCACTaggcggacacacacacacacacacacacacacacacacacacacacacacacacacacacacacacacacacacacacacacacactgaacttcAGACTGAGGTGATAATAAAAACTGCTGAACTGTAACACAGATTACATCCAATAATATTCTGATCAGAGTTCAACACGATGTATGAActtacttcaaaataaaatcaattctaacaataataataataaaatcagattagattatactttattttctcCTAAAAAGGGGGAAATCAACATGTTACAGCCAAAGATACAAAGAGCAAGAAACCTAAATACAATTACAGAACGGAAAAttaaggggttttttttttgttaaattaaataaataatagatattagCCAAGAtaacactattattattattattattattattattattattattattattatattattattattattattattattattatttcattattttcattattattattattatcattatcattatcattattattattattattattattattattattattattattattattattattattattattattatcagtttgtgtgtctgtctaaaTGAAGCCTAATTGAATCTCTTCCTTTTGTCAAGTTTTCCGTATTATTTTTAGGGAAACAGAAGCGTTAAttccttttattgtgaaggtgCTGGGAGGAAGCAGCAGACTGTCCTCTGCAGCGTCCGCAGATAAGATGGCGTCCGGTGCTGATGCGGAGCGAAGCTCAGTGTGACACTGACGATAACCAACCGAACACTGACCGACCGAccgaccaaccaaccaaccaaccaaccaaccaaccaaccaaccgacCCCAGCAAGGACCGAACTGTgcaggttgtttttgttgtgtgtgtgtgtgtgtgtgtgtgtgtgtgtgtgtgtgtgtgtgtgtgtgtgtgtgtgtgttacagtttgaTGTGAATAAGTGAAGAGCGGTCGTCTGATGACGTAACAGTAATGAACACCTGAGCGTTGTTTTGGTTGGATTCACGCGTTCATCACTGTGACGTCACGCTGTCGAGGAatgtttgatattattattattattattattattatgacaacATTGCATATTAGATATTTGTTTATGAGTCACGTGGGCagctataaaaacataaaataaatagaaacatGTACAGGTGTGTAAATGTGAGGAACAAAGGCTTCCTCAAGTCATCCAAGcctgttgccatggtgacagGCAGCCAGTTCCTATGGCGACAGAGGTGCAGCGACAGAGCATTCAGGTCCTCTGAat encodes:
- the cep43 gene encoding centrosomal protein 43 isoform X4 gives rise to the protein MSAAEDDTELRDLLILNLENSGVLNKIKAEVRAAVFLAMEDQDRLQDRSPLTNQQLENCLRSTDGGLAVGLIQDFLQVFNLDFSLSVFQPEINRCVTDSRDVVCRDLRLSETNKNVPLLLEVVRRGRQRESSPTLFMEELSENRVVKARRVFERYDKNQSGSVLKEHLQNVFADLLPTVSRNMLETFINDELKTTDRSSTKVVDFQLFLQIYKHLFAQCRAVVTDDDDHQPKEPIRKGSANKGAAAELSSVRAPSFRESLDLVDEDEGDPFFDDPLPKPQKTYGGKVELSRPLSGSEPGGGVSLSEQSHSRSRDLKRGATAAERPGLSHTHTHTHTHTGLVTNSFCFSDICFFTEEDVEYDDDFNR
- the cep43 gene encoding centrosomal protein 43 isoform X1, which produces MSAAEDDTELRDLLILNLENSGVLNKIKAEVRAAVFLAMEDQDRLQDRSPLTNQQLENCLRSTDGGLAVGLIQDFLQVFNLDFSLSVFQPEINRCVTDSRDVVCRDLRLSETNKNVPLLLEVVRRGRQRESSPTLFMEELSENRVVKARRVFERYDKNQSGSVLKEHLQNVFADLLPTVSRNMLETFINDELKTTDRSSTKVVDFQLFLQIYKHLFAQCRAVVTDDDDHQPKEPIRKGSANKGAAAELSSVRAPSFRESLDLVDEDEGDPFFDDPLPKPQKTYGGKVELSRPLSGSEPGGGVSLSEQSHSRSRDLKRGATAAERPGLSHTHTHTHTHTGLVTNSFCFSDICFFTEEDVEYDDDFNSHRSDLSRSELSIGEEIEVSIEGPAHSEQDSTQDLSVSQLSHGADYMEEVS
- the cep43 gene encoding centrosomal protein 43 isoform X2, with the translated sequence MSAAEDDTELRDLLILNLENSGVLNKIKAEVRAAVFLAMEDQDRLQDRSPLTNQQLENCLRSTDGGLAVGLIQDFLQVFNLDFSLSVFQPEINRCVTDSRDVVCRDLRLSETNKNVPLLLEVVRRGRQRESSPTLFMEELSENRVVKARRVFERYDKNQSGSVLKEHLQNVFADLLPTVSRNMLETFINDELKTTDRSSTKVVDFQLFLQIYKHLFAQCRAVTDDDDHQPKEPIRKGSANKGAAAELSSVRAPSFRESLDLVDEDEGDPFFDDPLPKPQKTYGGKVELSRPLSGSEPGGGVSLSEQSHSRSRDLKRGATAAERPGLSHTHTHTHTHTGLVTNSFCFSDICFFTEEDVEYDDDFNSHRSDLSRSELSIGEEIEVSIEGPAHSEQDSTQDLSVSQLSHGADYMEEVS
- the cep43 gene encoding centrosomal protein 43 isoform X5; its protein translation is MSAAEDDTELRDLLILNLENSGVLNKIKAEVRAAVFLAMEDQDRLQDRSPLTNQQLENCLRSTDGGLAVGLIQDFLQVFNLDFSLSVFQPEINRCVTDSRDVVCRDLRLSETNKNVPLLLEVVRRGRQRESSPTLFMEELSENRVVKARRVFERYDKNQSGSVLKEHLQNVFADLLPTVSRNMLETFINDELKTTDRSSTKVVDFQLFLQIYKHLFAQCRAVVTDDDDHQPKEPIRKGSANKGAAAELSSVRAPSFRESLDLVDEDEGDPFFDDPLPKPQKTYGGKVELSRPLSGSEPGGGVSLSEQSHSRSRDLKRGATAAERPEEDVEYDDDFNR
- the cep43 gene encoding centrosomal protein 43 isoform X3, with amino-acid sequence MSAAEDDTELRDLLILNLENSGVLNKIKAEVRAAVFLAMEDQDRLQDRSPLTNQQLENCLRSTDGGLAVGLIQDFLQVFNLDFSLSVFQPEINRCVTDSRDVVCRDLRLSETNKNVPLLLEVVRRGRQRESSPTLFMEELSENRVVKARRVFERYDKNQSGSVLKEHLQNVFADLLPTVSRNMLETFINDELKTTDRSSTKVVDFQLFLQIYKHLFAQCRAVVTDDDDHQPKEPIRKGSANKGAAAELSSVRAPSFRESLDLVDEDEGDPFFDDPLPKPQKTYGGKVELSRPLSGSEPGGGVSLSEQSHSRSRDLKRGATAAERPEEDVEYDDDFNSHRSDLSRSELSIGEEIEVSIEGPAHSEQDSTQDLSVSQLSHGADYMEEVS